One window of Bos javanicus breed banteng chromosome 1, ARS-OSU_banteng_1.0, whole genome shotgun sequence genomic DNA carries:
- the LOC133226679 gene encoding peptidyl-prolyl cis-trans isomerase FKBP2-like, which produces MGGVVRRQSWVLTVLSICLSALVMATGAEGKRKLQIGVKKWVDHCPIKSQKGDFLQLHYTGKLEDGTEFDSSLPQNQPFVFSLGTGQVTEGWDQGLLEMCEGEKQKLVIPSELGYGEQGASPKIPGGATLVFEVELLKIKRHSEL; this is translated from the coding sequence atggggggCGTGGTGAGGAGACAGAGCTGGGTCTTGACAGTACTGTCCATCTGCCTGAGTGCCCTGGTCATGGCCACAGGGGCCGAGGGCAAACGGAAGCTGCAGATTGGAGTCAAGAAATGGGTAGACCACTGTCCCATCAAATCGCAGAAAGGGGACTTCCTGCAGCTGCACTACACGGGGAAGCTAGAAGATGGAACAGAGTTTGACAGCAGCCTGCCCCAGAACCAGCCCTTTGTCTTCTCCTTGGGCACAGGCCAGGTCACCGAGGGCTGGGACCAGGGGCTGCTAGAGATGTGTGAGGGGGAAAAGCAGAAGCTGGTGATTCCATCAGAGCTGGGGTATGGAGAGCAGGGAGCTTCCCCAAAGATTCCAGGTGGTGCAACCTTGGTGTTCGAGGTGGAGCTGCTCAAAATCAAGCGACATTCAGAACTGTAG